The following proteins are co-located in the Billgrantia tianxiuensis genome:
- a CDS encoding GIY-YIG nuclease family protein — protein sequence MTQGRSIRLFLVDGTPNGLLTAEIMNWTGHVLTGPRSKLSELVQRPECGRTGIYFLVGTDPDGDLRPLVYIGESDDVATRLKQHNRPEGKGGKDFWEKVCLVTSKDLNLTKAHVKYLESLLIQKASAVGRCKLANGTAHDYVGLPESDRADMAFFIEQVRTVLPVLGMDFLRSTTKISSSPGLERQLHTELETSQGGGSVSPRLKMEVKRQNIVAFAQEVDGEFIVLEGSLARGEWIDLKHNYRHLYKQLCDEKVLLDDGNGFKKFTRDYAFTSPSPAAAIVAGRAANGRVDWKVETTGQTYADWQDQQVSAAAAHAGQAEQ from the coding sequence ATGACCCAAGGACGCAGCATACGGCTTTTCTTGGTGGATGGCACGCCCAACGGCCTGCTTACCGCCGAGATCATGAACTGGACCGGCCACGTGCTCACCGGGCCGCGCAGCAAGCTCAGCGAACTGGTCCAGCGCCCCGAGTGCGGCCGCACCGGGATCTACTTCCTGGTCGGTACGGATCCTGATGGTGATTTACGCCCTCTGGTATACATCGGAGAAAGTGATGATGTCGCTACGCGGCTTAAACAACACAATCGACCGGAAGGCAAGGGCGGCAAGGATTTCTGGGAGAAGGTGTGCCTCGTCACGAGCAAAGACCTGAACCTGACCAAGGCCCATGTGAAGTACCTAGAAAGCTTACTGATACAGAAAGCTAGTGCCGTGGGGCGTTGTAAGCTAGCTAATGGCACAGCACATGATTATGTGGGGTTGCCGGAGTCTGATCGTGCCGATATGGCTTTTTTTATCGAACAGGTTCGTACGGTACTTCCCGTCCTTGGTATGGATTTTCTACGCAGCACTACAAAAATATCCTCAAGCCCTGGGCTTGAGCGTCAACTGCACACAGAGCTAGAGACAAGCCAGGGCGGGGGTTCAGTAAGCCCTAGGCTGAAGATGGAAGTGAAAAGGCAAAATATTGTCGCCTTCGCCCAAGAAGTAGATGGTGAATTTATCGTTCTTGAAGGTTCTCTCGCCCGGGGAGAATGGATAGACTTGAAGCATAACTACCGGCATCTCTATAAGCAGCTTTGTGATGAAAAGGTGCTACTGGACGATGGGAACGGATTCAAGAAGTTTACGCGTGACTATGCCTTCACCAGTCCGAGTCCAGCAGCGGCCATAGTCGCTGGGCGTGCCGCTAACGGTCGCGTGGACTGGAAGGTTGAGACGACCGGACAAACCTATGCTGATTGGCAAGATCAGCAGGTCAGCGCTGCAGCTGCGCATGCCGGGCAGGCTGAGCAGTAG
- a CDS encoding ATP-dependent nuclease — MTIYGAESGIAIVAARVCDFRSLANIEVELNNLTVLIGANNAGKTSFLDALFAAIGAGRKSLGADDVRLAPGELTAPKSREVTIDLMLRPVDADGKVSSTYPEGSFWTNLWGTTGIAIDDDISEFTGIRTTLRWSDVRGEYVLERRFLKEWKAFEDWKTAATQERPVTGAQLEPLALHYIDAKRDLDEDLRKPGSFWRRLTEDLGLSVDEIEEMEKTLSGINERIVNKSAILKHLRESLSGLQSVVASDGGGVEVAAVARKLRDLSKGVDVAFNTPGAQSFPLARHGMGTRSLAALMVFRAYASWRNKQATEGGDSIHSVLALEEPEAHLHPQAQRSLFSHIKHVAGQRIVSTHSPYFTGQAALEDLRLFFKSKGDTVVNKLDTSTLGPNDVRKLQNTVIDTRGDILFSRGVVLFEGQTEEQALPVYASKYWGATIHELGFCFVRVNGTDYFPFIWLAKALTIPWYVFADGEPRPVGDLNRALVRAGEKESGECTNVVVLPSGNGFEAQLIDEGYLSEIERVIDEVEKQENYLGDYIERLDRTKKKKGKIRDYKSEGGRARAALDYTEENKTRIARPLAEVICSLPDSDRRFPANIKNLLEIISECHELSKSEDE, encoded by the coding sequence ATGACCATCTATGGAGCCGAAAGTGGAATTGCTATCGTCGCCGCGCGCGTGTGTGATTTCCGCTCACTCGCCAATATCGAGGTTGAACTCAATAACCTGACCGTTCTCATCGGAGCTAATAATGCTGGTAAGACCAGCTTTCTCGATGCGCTCTTCGCAGCGATTGGGGCGGGGCGAAAGTCGCTTGGGGCGGACGATGTGCGTTTGGCTCCTGGCGAGTTGACGGCACCTAAAAGCCGCGAAGTGACCATCGACTTAATGCTTCGTCCGGTAGACGCTGACGGCAAGGTTTCGAGCACCTATCCGGAAGGCAGTTTCTGGACGAACCTTTGGGGAACTACAGGTATCGCTATTGACGACGATATCAGCGAATTCACAGGCATCCGAACGACGCTAAGATGGAGTGATGTCAGAGGCGAATACGTACTTGAGCGACGGTTTCTCAAGGAGTGGAAGGCGTTTGAGGATTGGAAGACTGCTGCCACCCAAGAGAGACCGGTCACCGGAGCGCAGCTTGAGCCACTCGCACTCCATTATATCGATGCGAAGCGCGACCTTGACGAGGATTTGCGAAAGCCTGGCTCCTTCTGGAGGCGACTCACCGAAGACCTGGGTCTTTCTGTCGACGAGATTGAAGAGATGGAAAAGACTCTATCAGGTATCAACGAGCGGATAGTCAACAAGAGTGCAATCCTAAAGCACCTCAGGGAGAGCCTCTCTGGATTGCAATCAGTGGTCGCCTCCGATGGTGGAGGGGTTGAGGTCGCTGCAGTCGCTCGCAAGCTTCGCGACCTCTCAAAAGGAGTGGATGTAGCATTCAATACTCCCGGCGCTCAGTCATTCCCGCTCGCTAGGCATGGGATGGGTACTCGCAGTCTTGCAGCTCTCATGGTGTTCAGAGCCTACGCTTCTTGGCGTAACAAACAAGCCACGGAGGGTGGGGATAGTATTCATTCGGTATTAGCACTCGAAGAGCCTGAAGCGCATTTGCATCCTCAGGCCCAGCGGTCTCTGTTCTCACACATCAAGCACGTGGCGGGCCAGCGCATCGTAAGCACCCATTCGCCTTATTTCACCGGCCAGGCGGCGCTTGAAGACCTCCGGCTATTCTTCAAGTCAAAAGGAGATACTGTCGTCAATAAGCTGGATACCAGTACACTCGGTCCTAATGACGTCCGCAAGCTTCAAAATACGGTCATCGATACACGTGGAGATATACTGTTTTCGCGGGGTGTGGTGTTGTTCGAGGGGCAAACCGAAGAACAAGCCTTGCCGGTCTACGCTTCGAAATATTGGGGTGCGACCATTCACGAACTCGGTTTCTGTTTTGTTCGCGTAAACGGAACCGACTACTTTCCGTTCATTTGGCTGGCTAAGGCTCTTACGATACCTTGGTACGTGTTTGCTGATGGCGAACCCCGCCCAGTCGGTGATTTAAACCGAGCTCTGGTTAGGGCTGGCGAGAAAGAATCGGGAGAATGCACCAATGTGGTCGTTTTGCCTTCGGGAAATGGTTTTGAAGCTCAGTTGATCGACGAAGGTTACCTCTCCGAGATTGAGAGGGTGATTGATGAGGTTGAGAAACAAGAAAATTACCTTGGCGACTATATTGAAAGGCTCGATAGAACCAAGAAAAAGAAAGGAAAAATTCGCGACTACAAGAGCGAAGGCGGGCGTGCCCGTGCTGCGCTAGACTATACAGAAGAGAACAAGACAAGGATTGCACGCCCTTTGGCCGAAGTAATTTGCAGTCTCCCTGATTCGGATCGACGATTTCCTGCGAATATTAAAAACCTGCTTGAAATAATCAGTGAATGCCACGAGTTATCGAAGTCGGAGGATGAGTAA
- a CDS encoding type I restriction endonuclease subunit R — MADSREGQFQQDIIKAMVAGGWKTGTASGYDRTSALYTEDLLGYVREAWPECWEKFCKANPQAPEQVFVQKVVRELERAGILEVLRHGFKVPGVKFDLCSFQPDHDMNPDSLARYRANRLRVVPEVSYSPHAREQGKGGESTGQNYNPRLDLVLFVNGIPTATLELKSQFKQTVENAKRQYRQDRPIKDPITRKPEPLLTFNRGALVHFAVSQDEVAMTTKLAGKDTYFLPFNRGTEEGGAGNPPAPDEQSYATAYLWEEVFAPDAWLKVLGRFLHLDQKTVEDFHGRRTTKETLIFPRYHQWEVVNRLVQATLAEGPGRRYLVQHSAGSGKSNSIAWCAHQLANLYGDDGKKLFNSVIVVTDRTVLDSQLQDTIYQFEHAHGVVRPITRDIGNQSKSEQLAEALASNTRIIIVTIQTFPALFDALDKRPQLAEGNYAVIADEAHSSQTGSSASKLKALLAAAGEITEGDDDEISAEAMLDAAVASRRPSERISYYAFTATPKAKTLELFGRPSDPDLPACADNKPEPFHLYSMRQAIEEGFILDVLKNYVTYSTAWKLAHPDGEDQEVDTKKASRTLAKWVRLHPYNIAQRVEVIVEHYRDNVRHLLDGQAKAMVVTASRQEAVRYQLAMQGYIKNKGYGDVHPMVAFSGSVPPDEEIPEEVTETSQRLNPGLKGRGLAEAFDTDDFNVMIAANKFQTGFDQPKLCAMYVDKKLRDVDCVQTLSRLNRLFPGKQTFILDFYNDEQEILDAFAPYYRKAELADVSDPNVVYDLQRTLDASGIYHWPEVEAFAKAFFDPKAPASSLSYYCRPAQDRFKQRYQLALEQLQVWKEARQTAEKNGDDKGLKRAEQELKEAGTTRDKLDLFRKNLQSFVRTYEFLSQIVTFDDPELEQLCVFARHLHPLLRTDRLLEEEAIDVSELELTHYRLTKREEKRLRLEEAEGDYGLTPVSEVGSGKPHDPEKQRLADIIDRLNDLYGAEVSDDDKLHFANGIADRIERDEAVMAQVRNHSADQVMHGLFPKRVTDAVLDAMSDHEKLSMPLLEDEETGRQFALLILKLLAGRNRGDLQPSI; from the coding sequence ATGGCGGACAGCAGGGAAGGCCAATTCCAGCAGGACATCATCAAGGCCATGGTGGCCGGCGGCTGGAAGACTGGCACTGCCAGCGGCTACGACCGTACTTCGGCACTCTACACCGAGGACCTGCTCGGCTATGTGCGCGAGGCCTGGCCCGAGTGCTGGGAGAAGTTCTGCAAGGCCAACCCTCAGGCCCCCGAGCAGGTATTCGTGCAGAAGGTGGTTCGCGAGTTGGAGCGGGCCGGCATCCTGGAGGTGCTGCGCCATGGCTTCAAGGTGCCGGGGGTGAAGTTCGACCTTTGCAGCTTCCAGCCGGATCACGACATGAACCCCGATTCCCTGGCCCGCTATCGCGCCAACCGACTGCGGGTGGTACCGGAGGTCTCCTATTCGCCTCACGCCAGGGAGCAGGGCAAGGGCGGCGAGAGCACCGGCCAAAACTACAATCCCCGCCTCGACCTGGTGCTGTTCGTTAACGGCATCCCCACCGCCACTCTGGAGCTCAAGAGCCAGTTCAAGCAGACGGTGGAAAACGCCAAGCGACAATATCGCCAGGACCGCCCCATCAAGGACCCCATCACCCGCAAGCCGGAGCCGCTGCTGACTTTCAATCGCGGCGCCCTGGTCCACTTCGCAGTGAGCCAGGACGAGGTGGCCATGACCACCAAGCTGGCCGGCAAGGATACATACTTTCTGCCCTTCAACCGCGGCACCGAGGAGGGCGGGGCTGGCAACCCGCCCGCACCGGACGAGCAGAGCTACGCCACCGCCTACCTGTGGGAGGAGGTGTTCGCCCCGGACGCCTGGCTGAAGGTGCTCGGCCGCTTCCTGCATCTGGATCAGAAGACCGTCGAGGACTTCCACGGCCGTCGCACCACCAAGGAGACGCTGATCTTCCCGCGCTATCATCAGTGGGAAGTGGTCAATCGCCTGGTGCAGGCCACCCTGGCCGAGGGGCCCGGGCGCCGCTACCTGGTGCAGCACAGCGCCGGCTCGGGCAAGTCCAACTCCATCGCCTGGTGCGCCCATCAGCTGGCCAATCTTTACGGCGATGACGGCAAGAAGCTCTTCAATTCGGTGATCGTGGTCACCGACCGTACGGTGCTCGACAGCCAGCTGCAGGACACCATCTATCAGTTCGAGCACGCCCACGGCGTGGTGAGGCCCATCACCCGAGACATCGGCAACCAAAGCAAGTCCGAGCAGCTCGCCGAGGCCCTAGCCAGCAACACCCGTATCATCATCGTCACCATCCAGACCTTCCCGGCGCTCTTCGACGCCTTGGATAAGCGGCCCCAGCTCGCCGAAGGTAACTATGCAGTGATCGCCGACGAGGCCCACTCCTCACAAACCGGCAGCTCAGCCAGCAAGCTCAAGGCGCTGCTGGCGGCCGCGGGAGAGATCACAGAGGGCGATGACGACGAGATCAGTGCGGAGGCCATGCTGGACGCTGCCGTGGCCTCACGGCGCCCCAGCGAGCGGATCAGCTACTACGCCTTCACCGCCACCCCTAAGGCCAAGACCCTGGAGCTGTTCGGTCGTCCGTCGGATCCCGATCTGCCGGCCTGCGCCGACAACAAGCCCGAGCCGTTCCATCTCTACTCCATGCGCCAGGCCATCGAGGAGGGCTTCATCCTCGATGTGCTCAAGAACTACGTCACCTACAGCACCGCCTGGAAGCTCGCCCACCCGGATGGCGAGGACCAGGAGGTCGATACCAAGAAGGCCTCGCGCACCCTGGCCAAGTGGGTGCGGCTGCACCCCTATAACATCGCCCAGCGGGTGGAGGTGATCGTCGAGCACTACCGCGACAACGTTCGTCACCTGCTCGACGGCCAGGCCAAGGCCATGGTGGTCACCGCCAGCCGCCAGGAGGCGGTGCGCTATCAGCTGGCCATGCAGGGCTACATCAAAAACAAGGGCTACGGCGACGTGCATCCGATGGTCGCCTTCTCCGGCAGCGTGCCGCCCGATGAGGAGATCCCCGAGGAGGTCACCGAGACCAGCCAGCGGCTCAATCCCGGGCTCAAGGGGCGCGGCCTGGCCGAGGCGTTCGATACCGATGACTTCAACGTAATGATCGCCGCCAACAAGTTCCAGACCGGCTTCGACCAGCCCAAGCTGTGCGCCATGTACGTGGACAAGAAGCTACGTGATGTGGACTGCGTGCAGACCCTCTCGCGGCTCAACCGGCTGTTCCCCGGTAAGCAGACCTTCATCCTCGACTTCTACAACGACGAGCAGGAGATCCTCGACGCCTTCGCGCCCTACTACCGCAAGGCAGAGCTGGCCGATGTCTCCGATCCCAACGTCGTCTACGACCTGCAGCGCACCCTGGACGCCAGCGGCATCTATCACTGGCCCGAGGTGGAAGCCTTCGCCAAGGCCTTCTTTGACCCCAAGGCGCCGGCCTCCAGCCTCAGCTACTACTGCCGTCCGGCTCAGGACCGCTTCAAGCAGCGCTATCAGCTAGCCCTAGAGCAACTTCAGGTCTGGAAGGAGGCTCGCCAGACCGCCGAAAAGAATGGCGACGACAAGGGCCTGAAGCGCGCCGAGCAGGAGCTTAAGGAGGCCGGCACCACCCGCGACAAGCTCGACCTGTTCCGCAAGAACCTGCAGAGCTTCGTGCGTACCTACGAGTTTCTCAGCCAGATCGTCACTTTCGACGACCCCGAGCTGGAGCAGCTCTGCGTCTTCGCCCGCCATCTCCACCCGCTGCTGCGCACCGATCGGTTGCTGGAAGAGGAGGCCATCGATGTTAGCGAGCTGGAGCTGACCCACTACCGACTCACCAAGCGTGAGGAGAAGCGCCTGCGCCTGGAAGAGGCCGAGGGCGACTACGGTCTCACCCCGGTCAGCGAAGTCGGCTCAGGCAAGCCCCACGATCCCGAGAAGCAGCGCCTGGCCGACATCATCGACCGTCTTAACGACCTATACGGCGCTGAGGTCAGCGACGACGACAAGCTGCACTTCGCCAATGGCATTGCTGATCGTATCGAGCGCGACGAAGCGGTGATGGCCCAAGTCCGCAACCACAGCGCAGACCAGGTGATGCACGGCCTCTTCCCCAAGCGAGTCACTGATGCCGTGCTCGACGCCATGAGTGACCACGAGAAGCTCAGCATGCCGCTGTTGGAGGACGAAGAGACGGGTAGGCAGTTTGCTCTGTTAATACTGAAATTGCTGGCGGGGAGGAACAGGGGGGATTTACAACCAAGCATCTGA
- a CDS encoding restriction endonuclease subunit S yields MTFPKYSVYKDSGVDWLGEVPAHWEVVKLSYLAISKGGGTPPKDELQYWNGSIPWVTPKDMKRQWISSTIDTLAEAALHASPVSMVEPGHVLIVFRSGILRHRIPAAINKVPVTVNQDVRAYNVRPRLSPDFFLRLIQGLNRELLPEWSKQGATVESLDSELVNSTLFPVPPQDEQEAITAFLDHETARIDALVEQQQRLIELLKEKRQAVISHAVTKGLDPNVAMKDSGVEWLGEIPAHWGVVALRRVLQRIEQGWSPECFGFPADEGTWGVLKAGAVNNGVYREVENKALPEGVEPRNNIEVMPGDLLMCRASGSSELIGSAAYVESTRAMLMLSDKLFRLVASQEVLPEFVALSFGSIPLRRQIGLSINGAEGLANNLSQAAIKNLKITLPPISEQRQIVSETAMVLNGLKEQVDLAVVTVELLKERRSALISAAVTGKIDVRGWQPPAGSSVPKATQTEMV; encoded by the coding sequence ATGACATTCCCTAAGTATTCCGTGTATAAGGACTCCGGCGTTGATTGGCTGGGGGAGGTGCCGGCGCATTGGGAAGTCGTAAAACTTAGCTATCTCGCTATATCGAAGGGTGGTGGAACCCCTCCTAAGGACGAACTCCAGTATTGGAATGGAAGCATTCCGTGGGTTACCCCCAAGGATATGAAGCGACAGTGGATTTCCTCGACCATTGATACACTTGCCGAGGCGGCGCTCCACGCTTCTCCGGTCAGCATGGTTGAACCAGGCCACGTTTTGATCGTTTTCAGATCTGGCATATTACGCCACAGAATTCCGGCTGCCATTAATAAAGTGCCAGTGACAGTAAACCAGGATGTTAGGGCGTATAATGTTAGGCCTCGCCTTTCACCTGATTTTTTCTTGAGGCTGATCCAGGGCTTGAATCGCGAACTTCTTCCGGAGTGGTCAAAACAGGGTGCAACGGTAGAAAGCCTGGATTCTGAACTCGTCAACTCAACCCTGTTTCCTGTGCCGCCGCAGGACGAACAAGAAGCCATCACTGCCTTCCTTGACCACGAAACCGCCCGCATCGACGCTTTGGTGGAGCAGCAGCAGCGCCTGATCGAGCTGCTCAAGGAGAAGCGCCAGGCGGTGATCTCCCATGCCGTCACCAAGGGGTTGGACCCCAATGTAGCGATGAAGGATTCTGGGGTGGAGTGGCTGGGCGAAATACCGGCGCATTGGGGTGTTGTGGCTTTACGCCGAGTTCTACAGCGAATTGAACAAGGCTGGAGTCCTGAATGCTTTGGCTTTCCAGCGGATGAAGGCACATGGGGTGTTCTTAAAGCTGGAGCTGTAAATAATGGGGTTTATCGAGAGGTCGAGAATAAAGCTTTGCCAGAAGGAGTTGAGCCAAGGAATAATATTGAGGTTATGCCTGGCGATCTGCTGATGTGTCGAGCCAGTGGCTCGTCTGAACTAATAGGTTCAGCGGCCTATGTGGAATCAACAAGGGCAATGTTAATGCTGTCTGACAAGCTTTTTAGACTTGTGGCAAGTCAAGAAGTGCTCCCCGAGTTTGTTGCTCTGTCTTTTGGCAGTATACCGCTTCGTCGTCAGATCGGACTGTCAATTAACGGGGCTGAGGGACTTGCAAACAATCTCTCTCAAGCTGCAATAAAAAATCTCAAAATTACGCTCCCGCCAATATCGGAACAGCGCCAAATTGTCTCAGAAACAGCAATGGTATTGAATGGTCTGAAGGAGCAGGTGGACTTAGCTGTCGTTACTGTCGAATTGCTGAAAGAGCGCCGCTCCGCCCTGATTTCTGCAGCCGTTACCGGCAAGATCGACGTGCGTGGCTGGCAGCCACCAGCGGGCTCATCGGTCCCCAAAGCTACACAAACGGAGATGGTATGA
- a CDS encoding 5-guanidino-2-oxopentanoate decarboxylase has protein sequence MTCAELLIRLLRDRYGVDTLFGIPGVHTVELYRGLEASGVRHVTPRHEQGAGFMADGYARATGRPGVCLIITGPGMTNIATAMGQALADSVPMLVISSVNRRDTLGRGQGRLHELESQRNLVAGVARFSHTLLDPDGLPEVLARAFAVFQGQRPGPVHIEIPIDLFDAPVSPPRKWNAPTIYPAAPDPDGLAQAAQWLRDAQRPLVLLGGGCVKAPAAARELVTRLDAPTATTINAKGLLGDAHPLDLGANTGLPAVRRLAHEADVILAIGTELGETDYDVVFDDGFVLTGRLIRIDLDAQQLVRNQALSLGLVGDAAQALQGLLEHFPSPLNKQGVARASTTRDALNLAQDPTLAPFVPLCDTLREVLPEAIWVGDSTAPVYAANHLLALPAPRHFFNASTGYGTLGYGLPAALGAQLGQPQLPVIALVGDGGVMFTLSELATAVEYRLPVVILLWHNHGYEEIRRYMDNHGVERLGVDIQAPDFITLASGFGCLATRVDSPSELARALESRPTDGPFLVEIDASAWMAWCHDNASSAKELS, from the coding sequence ATGACCTGTGCTGAACTACTCATTCGCCTGCTGCGCGATCGCTACGGTGTCGATACGCTGTTCGGCATCCCCGGGGTGCATACCGTGGAGCTCTACCGCGGGCTCGAGGCGAGCGGTGTGCGCCACGTCACGCCGCGCCACGAGCAAGGCGCCGGCTTCATGGCCGACGGCTACGCCCGGGCGACGGGCCGGCCCGGCGTCTGCCTGATCATCACCGGGCCCGGCATGACCAACATCGCCACCGCCATGGGCCAGGCCCTGGCCGACTCGGTGCCCATGCTGGTGATCTCCAGCGTCAACCGCCGGGACACCCTGGGCCGTGGCCAGGGCCGACTGCACGAGCTGGAGAGCCAGCGCAACCTGGTGGCAGGCGTGGCACGCTTCAGCCATACCCTGCTCGACCCCGACGGTCTGCCCGAAGTGCTGGCCCGGGCCTTCGCCGTCTTCCAGGGCCAGCGGCCGGGGCCGGTGCATATCGAGATTCCCATCGACCTCTTCGACGCACCCGTCAGCCCGCCGCGGAAGTGGAACGCACCGACAATCTACCCAGCGGCACCCGACCCCGACGGACTGGCCCAGGCGGCGCAGTGGCTGCGTGACGCCCAGCGCCCGCTGGTGCTGCTCGGTGGTGGCTGCGTCAAGGCACCCGCGGCGGCCAGGGAACTGGTCACCCGCCTGGACGCACCGACGGCGACCACCATCAACGCCAAGGGCCTGCTGGGCGATGCGCACCCGCTCGACCTGGGCGCCAATACGGGGCTGCCGGCCGTGCGCCGGCTGGCCCACGAGGCCGACGTCATCCTGGCCATCGGTACCGAACTGGGCGAGACCGATTACGACGTGGTCTTCGACGACGGCTTCGTCCTTACCGGCCGGCTGATTCGTATCGACCTGGATGCCCAGCAGCTGGTGCGCAACCAAGCCTTGTCGCTGGGCCTGGTTGGCGATGCAGCCCAGGCGTTGCAAGGCCTGCTCGAGCATTTCCCCAGCCCGCTGAACAAGCAGGGCGTCGCGCGTGCCAGCACCACCCGCGACGCCCTGAACCTGGCCCAGGATCCTACCCTGGCGCCCTTCGTGCCGCTGTGCGATACGCTGCGCGAGGTACTGCCGGAGGCCATCTGGGTAGGCGACTCCACGGCCCCGGTCTACGCCGCCAACCACTTGCTTGCGCTACCGGCTCCGCGCCACTTCTTCAACGCCTCCACCGGCTACGGCACGCTGGGGTACGGCCTGCCGGCGGCGCTGGGCGCCCAGCTCGGCCAGCCGCAGCTGCCGGTAATTGCCCTGGTCGGGGATGGCGGGGTCATGTTCACCCTCTCGGAGCTGGCCACCGCCGTCGAATACCGCCTGCCGGTGGTGATCCTGCTGTGGCACAACCACGGCTACGAGGAGATTCGGCGCTACATGGACAATCACGGCGTCGAACGCCTGGGCGTCGACATTCAGGCGCCCGACTTCATCACGCTCGCCAGCGGGTTCGGCTGCCTGGCCACGCGGGTCGACTCGCCTTCCGAGCTGGCCAGGGCGCTCGAGAGCCGTCCGACCGACGGCCCTTTCCTCGTCGAGATCGACGCCAGTGCCTGGATGGCCTGGTGCCATGACAATGCATCCTCGGCCAAGGAGCTTTCATGA
- a CDS encoding ATP-dependent helicase: protein MEDGFKWRLSDEQLSVATHVDGPLLVVAGPGSGKTRVLTERIRNLLTNVPGHFRVLALTFTNKAAAEMKERLADLGDVRERAFIGTLHGFCLEVLSERGKFVGLEGAPNIFEQAKDRQEVLEKAITEDPFLSEKLADITDSKERKRRVGKWLSAISYVKSHPVTCAVIEDEEVQRVLDAYNAGMQACNAFDFDDLLLLTYKLFIDNPKVGDIYRRLYKFICLDEAQDMNEAQYAVIAALCSGSHRNVMMVGDPRQSIYGFNTSSPEYMERFGQDFRAKRVQLMANYRSSRAVVNFAQTLDPNYMVDQQLPIPGCVRVLRGADEKNEAVQIADELERLFLEGHPDVEGGIEPGKCAILGRTRFALLNIEAELKKRGITFYKRLSANHENESEVVDDFLIALRVMANPRDLLHLSALAKRWKVGTPDTSDDFLTTIRLMASEADESRVGAVVNSIAAVAKKLSRLDLMPALTVLEEHADALDEADRLAIYEDVAVLRQEWDQFLRSATGTRSLPAFLSGKALGAVQKTSREGVALLTVHSSKGLEFDVVFMAGMAEGMFPDYRATGAKERAEENRNAFVAATRAKRLLYLTYPMSRVMPWGDIRRQAPSRFLTGAPD, encoded by the coding sequence ATGGAAGATGGATTTAAATGGCGGCTTTCCGACGAGCAGCTCAGTGTTGCCACTCATGTTGATGGACCACTTCTTGTGGTTGCGGGGCCGGGTTCTGGTAAGACGCGAGTACTTACTGAACGTATTCGGAACTTGCTGACAAACGTTCCGGGACACTTTCGGGTGCTAGCTTTAACGTTCACGAACAAGGCCGCAGCCGAAATGAAAGAGCGCCTAGCGGACCTAGGTGATGTGCGGGAGCGTGCTTTCATTGGGACCCTGCATGGATTCTGCCTTGAGGTGCTCTCCGAGCGTGGTAAGTTCGTCGGGCTTGAGGGAGCACCAAACATTTTTGAGCAGGCAAAAGACCGTCAGGAAGTGCTTGAAAAAGCGATCACAGAAGACCCGTTCCTTTCTGAGAAGCTCGCGGATATTACTGATTCAAAAGAGCGTAAGAGGCGTGTGGGGAAATGGTTGTCCGCAATATCTTACGTTAAATCACATCCTGTGACCTGTGCAGTAATCGAAGACGAAGAGGTGCAGCGAGTCCTGGATGCTTATAATGCGGGCATGCAGGCATGCAACGCATTCGACTTTGACGACCTTCTTCTGCTCACGTATAAACTGTTTATCGATAATCCGAAGGTTGGTGACATCTATCGGCGTCTATATAAGTTTATTTGTCTTGACGAAGCTCAGGATATGAACGAAGCTCAGTACGCAGTTATTGCTGCGCTTTGTTCTGGGTCTCATCGTAACGTGATGATGGTAGGTGATCCGCGTCAGTCAATCTACGGATTTAACACTTCTAGCCCCGAGTATATGGAGCGTTTTGGTCAAGATTTCCGCGCTAAGAGAGTCCAACTTATGGCTAACTACCGATCCTCGCGAGCGGTAGTGAATTTCGCACAAACTCTTGACCCCAACTACATGGTGGACCAGCAACTACCTATACCCGGCTGTGTTCGAGTTCTGCGGGGTGCTGACGAGAAGAACGAGGCAGTGCAGATTGCAGACGAACTTGAGCGGCTGTTTCTGGAAGGGCATCCGGATGTGGAAGGTGGCATAGAGCCTGGTAAGTGCGCAATACTGGGTAGGACACGCTTCGCGTTACTCAATATTGAGGCGGAACTTAAGAAACGAGGTATCACTTTCTACAAGCGGCTTTCGGCTAACCATGAAAATGAGTCAGAAGTCGTTGATGATTTTCTCATTGCGTTGCGTGTAATGGCCAATCCGCGGGACCTCCTGCATTTGTCTGCCCTAGCTAAGCGCTGGAAGGTGGGCACACCGGATACATCCGACGACTTTCTTACAACGATCCGGTTGATGGCCTCAGAGGCAGATGAGTCACGGGTAGGAGCTGTCGTTAATAGCATCGCCGCGGTGGCGAAGAAGCTGTCGCGCCTCGATCTCATGCCAGCGCTAACTGTACTCGAAGAACACGCTGACGCACTTGATGAAGCGGATCGGCTTGCGATATATGAGGATGTGGCAGTGTTGCGGCAAGAGTGGGATCAGTTCCTTCGTTCAGCGACAGGTACCAGGAGTCTCCCTGCATTCCTCAGTGGTAAAGCGCTCGGCGCGGTTCAGAAGACATCGCGCGAGGGCGTTGCGCTATTGACTGTGCATTCGTCAAAGGGATTGGAGTTCGATGTCGTTTTTATGGCGGGTATGGCAGAAGGCATGTTTCCCGACTATCGTGCTACGGGAGCCAAGGAACGGGCCGAAGAAAATCGCAACGCTTTCGTAGCTGCTACGCGTGCGAAGAGGCTACTATACCTGACTTACCCCATGTCGAGGGTTATGCCATGGGGTGATATCCGGCGCCAAGCGCCTTCGCGCTTTCTGACGGGCGCTCCGGACTAG